The nucleotide sequence GACGTTCGATCGAGAAGTCCAGCTCTTACGGTGTCTTGGGCATCGCTCTCGTCGATGTGTCGCCCGACGTAGCAGCGATCATCGAATCTGTCTTTCCAAACAGCGGGGCCTCGCGCGCAGGACTCGAAGCCAACGATGAAGTTCTCTCAATCAACTCCAGCCAGATCGCCGGTCGACGGGACTTGATTCGCACGATCCATCAATATCGCCCGGGAGATACTGTGATCGTCGAAGTCGATCGAGATGGCGAAAAGAAATCATTCAGCGTGACACTGACGCATCCGTTCGGAGATTTTCTGTCGCGTATCGCTTTCCAACAGCAACTCGGTGGACCACTCAGTTTCCGCAGAGACGACTTCGAGGCGGTCCTTCAACATGACACTGTCCTCAGTCCGGAACAATGCGGCGGACCAGCGGTCAACATCGACGGAAAAGCGATTGGAATCAATATTGCCCGCGCTGGACGGACAGCAAGCTATCTGCTGCCTGCCGATCTCATTCTTCCGAAGATCGATGCACTGAAGTCCGGGCAATTTCCTCCGCCAATCGCTCCACAGTCAAATGCAGACACTGGCGAATAGTCACTTCGAATAGGTGTGTAACCTCTCGCGAGACGAACTACGCTGCTCGTTTTCGTTCGCCTGAGGACTCTGCTTTCCGCAAGCGGTTGTGCAGCACTTCTGCCGCCCGAGCGAGACCGCCAACTTCCACGATTTGATCAGCCAGGTTCGAAATCTCTGACTTCATCGCGTTCAAATCTTCCGGGTTTGAAATTAACTGATCGAGATCTTTGGTCATCTCACGGATGTATCGACTCCGACTCCGCACGACCGGATATTCCGGCATCAGTTCACGACCTGCAATCAGGTTTGGAAGCGACATGAATTCAACGGTCAGCAATGCAGTCGCGAGGATGTAAGTCATCAACGACCCGCGGTACATCACCACCGCCGGAGTCTTTCGAGCCAGAAGTTCCAGACTCACCGATCCCGAGACCATCAGGCAGCAGTCACTTGATTCAATGACGGCCGACGTCCGGTCGAGGTAGAGGTCGACTGGCAGCGACGTTTCGTACTTGTCGAGCAGCTCCTGACACTTCTCGAAATGCCACTCCTTGTAACACGCCACCATGCACCGCAGATTGGGGTGCTTGCCTGAGAGTTCCTCGATGACATTCAACATCACTGGAAAATTGCGAAGGACTTCCTGCTTTCGTGAGCCAGGGAGAATCCCAAGATGAATCTTCCCATCCCGGCGAAGGCTTTGAATTTCGTCCGGGGAAATCGGATGCTCAGCAACCTCATCGAAGAAGGGATGCCCCACGTACTCGAC is from Thalassoglobus sp. JC818 and encodes:
- a CDS encoding PDZ domain-containing protein — protein: MTRRILAALLIVRSLTLSVPAEERLPERLREQFWTQGDQVRTAFVPVIRNARRGTVKFLKEAEPVALGAIVDRDGWILTKASQIGDADLVSLQDGRRVPFEYVGHDVKLDLALVRIDASRLTPVEWETEEPKLGAWVVTTGHKPDPLGIGVVSVPRRSIEKSSSYGVLGIALVDVSPDVAAIIESVFPNSGASRAGLEANDEVLSINSSQIAGRRDLIRTIHQYRPGDTVIVEVDRDGEKKSFSVTLTHPFGDFLSRIAFQQQLGGPLSFRRDDFEAVLQHDTVLSPEQCGGPAVNIDGKAIGINIARAGRTASYLLPADLILPKIDALKSGQFPPPIAPQSNADTGE
- the lpxB gene encoding lipid-A-disaccharide synthase: MHVFLSVGEPSGDEHAAALMRHFRSREPGVRFSGFGGPEMQSQGLDCLFQLTDLAVMGIDQILPLIQKFRSLVQKAEEFFHRERPDAVVLVDFPGFNWWVARAAKRANVPVYYYCPPQLWAWAPWRIRKARRLIDCVLSVLPFEAEWYQSRGVDVEYVGHPFFDEVAEHPISPDEIQSLRRDGKIHLGILPGSRKQEVLRNFPVMLNVIEELSGKHPNLRCMVACYKEWHFEKCQELLDKYETSLPVDLYLDRTSAVIESSDCCLMVSGSVSLELLARKTPAVVMYRGSLMTYILATALLTVEFMSLPNLIAGRELMPEYPVVRSRSRYIREMTKDLDQLISNPEDLNAMKSEISNLADQIVEVGGLARAAEVLHNRLRKAESSGERKRAA